In Rhizobium sp. ZPR4, a genomic segment contains:
- a CDS encoding ABC transporter ATP-binding protein produces the protein MTFLAIKNISKRYGPVHALDNIDLTVAAGSRTAIVGPSGSGKTTLLRIIAGFEIPDAGQVVLQGETLADGEAIVPAHRRGIGIVSQDGALFPHLSVSENIGFGMERGARDRDQRINALIDMVELDRGMLDRRPHQLSGGQQQRVALARALGRKPRLMLLDEPFSALDTGLRENMRKAVARVLQIAGITAVLVTHDQAEALSFADQVAVLREGKLIQAGTPQALYLSPRDRETALFLGDAIVLSADLDKGSAKCVLGQILVDAENRQGRTDIMLRPEQLRLGPFDETGAGAACIGKVTEIEFGGAVCTVTVVLSNANGSETLNIKSSGVGLPEIGSMVSVTVIGKAHVFNKLGA, from the coding sequence ATGACCTTTCTGGCGATCAAGAACATCAGCAAGCGCTACGGCCCTGTGCATGCGCTCGACAATATCGATCTCACGGTCGCCGCCGGCAGCCGCACCGCCATTGTCGGCCCGTCCGGCTCGGGCAAGACGACGCTGCTGCGCATCATCGCCGGCTTCGAGATCCCCGATGCCGGTCAAGTGGTGCTGCAGGGTGAGACCCTGGCGGACGGCGAGGCGATCGTCCCGGCGCATCGGCGTGGCATCGGCATCGTCTCGCAGGATGGCGCCCTGTTTCCGCATCTGAGTGTGTCCGAGAACATCGGTTTCGGCATGGAGCGCGGTGCGCGCGATCGTGACCAGCGCATCAACGCCCTCATCGACATGGTCGAGCTCGATCGCGGCATGCTCGACCGCCGCCCGCATCAGCTCTCCGGCGGCCAGCAGCAGCGCGTGGCGCTGGCCCGCGCCCTCGGACGCAAGCCGAGGCTGATGCTGCTCGATGAGCCTTTCTCCGCCCTCGACACCGGCTTGCGCGAAAACATGCGCAAGGCGGTCGCCCGCGTGCTGCAGATTGCCGGCATCACGGCGGTTCTGGTGACGCATGACCAGGCGGAAGCCCTGTCCTTCGCTGATCAGGTTGCCGTCCTGCGCGAGGGCAAGCTTATACAGGCAGGCACGCCGCAAGCCCTCTATCTCAGCCCAAGGGATCGCGAGACCGCGCTCTTCCTTGGCGATGCCATCGTACTCTCCGCTGATCTCGATAAGGGATCGGCTAAGTGCGTCCTCGGGCAGATTCTGGTCGATGCCGAGAACCGGCAGGGGCGCACCGATATCATGCTGCGGCCCGAGCAGTTGCGTTTAGGCCCCTTCGATGAGACCGGTGCGGGAGCTGCCTGTATCGGCAAGGTGACCGAAATCGAGTTTGGCGGCGCCGTCTGCACGGTGACGGTGGTGCTTTCCAATGCCAATGGTTCGGAGACATTGAACATCAAGAGCTCCGGTGTCGGCTTGCCCGAGATCGGCAGCATGGTTTCGGTGACCGTTATCGGAAAGGCACATGTCTTCAACAAGCTCGGTGCCTGA
- a CDS encoding M20 aminoacylase family protein, with amino-acid sequence MSFPDEIAQDLPFLTSLRRNLHAHPELGFEEERTSGIVATLLEEAGLTVHRGLGKTGVVGTLQVGNGTRRIGLRADMDALAMPEKGNRPYKSTIPGKMHACGHDGHTTMLLGAARHLAATRGFSGTVHFIFQPAEEGRGGAKRMVEEGLFDLFPCDAVYGLHNMPGLAVDEMAVVEGPQLASSDSWRITFRGTGTHGAKPHLGKDPITAAATFLSSLQTIVGRVVDPLQPAVVSACSLQAGDPKALNVIPDTVEIGGTARAYTPEVRDQLEEEIGRLAHGTAAMFNIAVDYQFERRIPPVVNDADATARALKAATTVFGENVQTRFPPSTAGDDFAFFGQNVPGCYVWLGNGPAVDGALHHNTAYDFNDEAIASGVAFWTTLVGQELGEG; translated from the coding sequence ATGTCTTTTCCCGATGAGATCGCGCAGGATCTCCCCTTCCTCACCTCGCTTCGCCGCAACCTTCATGCCCATCCCGAACTCGGCTTCGAGGAGGAACGCACCAGCGGCATCGTCGCCACCTTGCTCGAGGAGGCCGGGCTGACGGTGCATCGCGGTCTCGGCAAGACCGGTGTCGTCGGCACGCTGCAGGTTGGCAACGGCACGCGTCGCATCGGTCTTCGTGCCGACATGGATGCGCTTGCCATGCCGGAGAAGGGCAATCGCCCCTACAAATCCACCATTCCCGGCAAGATGCACGCTTGCGGGCATGATGGCCATACGACGATGCTGCTCGGTGCCGCCCGTCACCTTGCCGCTACGCGCGGCTTTTCCGGCACGGTGCATTTCATCTTCCAGCCGGCCGAGGAGGGGCGTGGCGGCGCCAAGCGCATGGTGGAGGAAGGCCTTTTCGATCTCTTCCCCTGCGACGCCGTTTACGGACTTCACAATATGCCGGGTCTTGCGGTCGACGAGATGGCCGTTGTCGAAGGACCGCAGCTTGCCTCATCGGATAGCTGGCGTATCACCTTCCGGGGAACGGGAACCCACGGCGCCAAGCCGCATCTCGGCAAGGACCCGATCACGGCGGCGGCGACTTTCCTGTCTTCGCTGCAGACCATCGTCGGCCGCGTCGTCGATCCGCTGCAGCCGGCGGTCGTCAGCGCCTGCTCTTTGCAGGCGGGCGACCCCAAGGCGCTGAATGTGATACCCGATACGGTCGAGATCGGCGGCACGGCGCGAGCCTATACGCCGGAGGTTCGCGATCAGCTGGAAGAGGAAATCGGGCGCCTGGCGCATGGCACGGCCGCCATGTTCAACATTGCTGTCGACTACCAGTTCGAGCGCCGCATTCCGCCCGTCGTCAATGATGCCGATGCCACGGCGCGGGCGCTGAAGGCTGCGACGACCGTTTTTGGCGAGAACGTGCAGACCCGCTTCCCGCCATCGACTGCCGGCGACGATTTCGCGTTTTTCGGCCAGAATGTTCCCGGCTGCTACGTCTGGCTCGGCAATGGCCCCGCCGTTGACGGCGCCCTGCATCACAATACCGCCTATGATTTCAACGACGAGGCAATCGCCTCGGGCGTAGCCTTCTGGACGACATTGGTCGGGCAGGAGTTGGGGGAGGGCTGA